The proteins below come from a single Acidobacteriota bacterium genomic window:
- a CDS encoding ABC transporter substrate-binding protein — protein sequence MPMIQFMRLSWTGWLLVLCLAGGTLQAQPLAQSLVQTLRVGVISESANNWPMWVAEANGYFREEGLDVKVVVTGESIKQLDALASGELEITHQAADHFVKSVEQGRNFFVFMTISRPIFDFIVTPGIRNYSDLRGKTIALDQLTTGYWLLYRKVLAQNGLKPGDYVIQGDSGGPEFRLKAVIEGRAQATYMNPPASLEAVADGLTRLTSLAEHFPDFPGSSGGARRDWAKQNEATLVKYLRAYIRAVDWLLDASNRDEAIAIAARRVKIDPKSWPGSYDAFVKTGLIPKAAISRSGFQQVLELMAESDLLKPPLAPMEKYADTSHQEKAAASLMAK from the coding sequence ATGCCTATGATTCAATTTATGCGCTTGTCATGGACTGGTTGGTTGCTGGTTCTTTGCCTGGCGGGCGGCACGCTTCAGGCCCAGCCGCTGGCCCAGTCGCTTGTCCAGACGCTGCGCGTGGGCGTGATTAGCGAGTCCGCCAACAACTGGCCCATGTGGGTGGCCGAAGCCAACGGCTACTTCCGCGAAGAAGGTCTGGATGTGAAGGTGGTGGTCACCGGCGAGTCCATCAAGCAACTCGATGCATTGGCCAGCGGTGAGTTGGAGATCACGCACCAGGCCGCCGACCACTTCGTGAAGTCGGTCGAGCAGGGCCGGAACTTCTTTGTCTTCATGACCATCTCGCGGCCCATCTTTGATTTCATCGTAACGCCGGGCATTCGCAACTACTCCGACCTGCGCGGCAAGACCATCGCTCTCGATCAACTCACCACTGGCTATTGGCTGCTCTATCGCAAGGTGCTGGCGCAGAATGGCCTCAAGCCGGGCGATTACGTGATTCAGGGGGATTCTGGAGGGCCGGAGTTTCGCCTGAAGGCCGTGATCGAGGGTCGCGCGCAGGCCACTTACATGAATCCGCCGGCGAGCCTCGAAGCCGTTGCCGATGGTCTCACCCGCCTTACCAGCCTGGCCGAGCACTTCCCCGATTTCCCCGGCTCCTCCGGCGGCGCGCGCCGCGATTGGGCCAAACAAAATGAAGCCACGCTGGTGAAGTATCTGCGCGCCTACATCCGCGCGGTCGATTGGCTGCTCGACGCCAGCAATCGCGATGAGGCCATCGCCATCGCGGCGCGGCGCGTAAAGATCGATCCGAAATCCTGGCCGGGAAGTTACGATGCTTTCGTGAAAACGGGATTGATACCGAAGGCGGCCATCAGCCGCTCAGGTTTCCAGCAGGTGCTGGAATTGATGGCAGAGAGTGATCTGCTCAAACCGCCGCTGGCACCCATGGAAAAATATGCGGATACTTCCCATCAGGAAAAAGCAGCAGCCAGCCTGATGGCGAAATAG
- the aroA gene encoding 3-phosphoshikimate 1-carboxyvinyltransferase, translated as MERVIKPSKTLSGALRLPGDKSISHRYGLLAAIATGETRIRNYAPGADCASTLACVAQLGAGVERKPVQTADGLTVEDIVITGRGLRGLTESAQTLDAGNSGSTMRMLSGILAGQNFRSVITGDESLQRRPMRRIMYPLAQMGAKIQATNDNFPPLAIEGTALRGIDYLLPVASAQVKSAVLLAGLLAEGETTVSEPVVTRDHTEIALTQFGAAIARAPRRTMVRGGQLLYGQRLEVPGDLSSAAFFLCAALMLPDSNLYLQGVGLNPTRTELLDFLASLGAKVQMLNLSEVSGELIGDLHVSREGNARLQGGRIEGEMVAGLIDEIPVLAILGTQTQDGLELRDAKELRIKETDRIETVAQNLRRMGAEIETLPDGFNIPGKQTLQGTELDSFGDHRIAMAFAVAALVAQGESRIKDADAAVVSYPGFYDDLSRVSE; from the coding sequence ATGGAACGAGTGATTAAACCTTCGAAGACGCTGTCCGGCGCGCTGCGGCTGCCCGGAGACAAATCGATTTCGCATCGCTACGGCCTCCTTGCCGCAATTGCCACAGGCGAGACGCGCATCCGCAACTATGCGCCCGGAGCGGACTGCGCCTCCACGCTGGCCTGCGTTGCGCAACTGGGCGCGGGTGTCGAGCGCAAACCTGTGCAGACCGCTGATGGCCTGACTGTCGAAGATATTGTGATCACTGGTCGCGGCTTGCGCGGCCTGACGGAATCCGCGCAGACGTTGGATGCTGGCAACTCCGGCTCGACGATGCGCATGTTGAGCGGCATTCTTGCCGGCCAGAATTTCCGCAGCGTGATCACCGGCGATGAGTCTCTGCAGCGGCGACCGATGCGCCGCATCATGTACCCGCTCGCGCAGATGGGCGCGAAAATCCAGGCCACGAACGACAACTTTCCTCCGCTGGCGATAGAAGGAACTGCGCTGCGCGGCATCGACTATTTGCTTCCCGTTGCCAGCGCGCAGGTGAAGAGCGCGGTGCTGCTGGCGGGGTTGCTGGCGGAAGGCGAGACGACGGTTAGCGAGCCGGTTGTCACCCGCGACCACACCGAGATCGCGCTGACGCAGTTCGGTGCGGCCATCGCACGCGCTCCGCGCCGGACGATGGTTCGCGGCGGACAATTGCTTTATGGGCAGCGCTTGGAGGTTCCTGGGGATTTGTCTTCGGCGGCGTTCTTCCTGTGCGCGGCGCTGATGCTGCCTGATTCCAATCTCTATCTGCAAGGCGTGGGATTGAATCCGACGCGCACGGAGCTGCTCGATTTTCTTGCCTCGCTTGGCGCAAAGGTTCAGATGCTGAATCTTTCCGAGGTCAGCGGCGAACTAATCGGCGATTTACACGTCAGCCGTGAGGGCAATGCCAGGTTGCAGGGTGGTCGCATCGAGGGCGAGATGGTGGCGGGCCTGATTGACGAGATACCCGTGCTGGCGATACTGGGAACTCAGACGCAAGACGGGCTGGAGTTGCGCGACGCGAAAGAGTTGCGCATCAAGGAGACCGACCGCATCGAGACCGTCGCACAAAATCTGCGTCGCATGGGCGCCGAGATAGAAACGCTGCCGGACGGATTCAACATTCCCGGCAAGCAGACGCTGCAAGGAACCGAACTCGATTCCTTCGGCGACCATCGCATCGCCATGGCCTTTGCCGTTGCCGCATTGGTAGCGCAGGGCGAGTCGCGCATTAAGGACGCGGACGCGGCGGTGGTGTCGTATCCCGGCTTCTATGATGATCTGAGCCGGGTGTCTGAGTGA
- a CDS encoding MFS transporter → MPSSAINSPLTTGRATLERHHWHILFASLFGRFFDGYETFILFVSLTPALRDILPAGQMAHAAEYAGIIFAATMTGRSIGGMASGVLADYIGRKRTMLWSYFIYTISTLLTGFVDHWGWLAFTRLATGMALGGGLGLGATLIAESWPEGMRSKGQSWMQSAFGVGGVLANMLWFFLEPITGDAGWRWPYFLGALPGFFLLAYTKRNVPESERFLAKMHQRQQMRSSAARNMPDQGNADQKIMRQFTMVALFRQPELRSPLIKCMIMSFGTIVSYWAVSTWIPAYVESVTRAGGHTSVHWGSLAGAAFALGAIPGYLAASYLADSIIGRRGMLAFYFGGSVLSTFAVYLWASEPWSLMIATFIHGFYTQGQFVWFAIYPPELFPTAVRGSALSTIFNVSRFVSILGPLFAGVLITRLGGYSVTASLFGLLYLVALAVVPFSPETRGKPLPN, encoded by the coding sequence ATGCCATCTTCCGCAATTAATTCTCCGCTGACCACAGGCAGGGCAACGCTGGAGCGTCATCATTGGCACATTCTCTTCGCCAGCCTGTTCGGACGCTTCTTCGACGGCTATGAAACGTTCATCCTTTTCGTCTCACTGACTCCGGCACTGCGCGACATTCTTCCAGCGGGACAGATGGCCCACGCCGCCGAGTACGCGGGCATCATCTTTGCCGCCACCATGACGGGCCGCTCCATCGGCGGCATGGCCTCCGGAGTACTCGCTGACTACATCGGTCGCAAGCGCACCATGCTATGGAGCTACTTCATCTACACCATCTCCACACTGCTGACTGGTTTTGTCGATCACTGGGGATGGCTGGCGTTTACGCGCCTGGCAACGGGCATGGCGCTCGGCGGTGGGTTGGGGCTGGGCGCGACACTCATCGCGGAGTCCTGGCCTGAGGGAATGCGCTCCAAGGGACAGAGTTGGATGCAATCGGCGTTCGGCGTCGGCGGCGTGCTCGCCAACATGCTCTGGTTTTTTCTGGAGCCCATCACCGGCGACGCAGGATGGCGCTGGCCATACTTTCTCGGCGCGCTGCCGGGGTTCTTCCTGCTGGCTTACACGAAGCGCAATGTCCCGGAGTCCGAGCGCTTCCTGGCCAAGATGCACCAACGACAACAGATGCGCAGCAGCGCGGCCAGGAATATGCCAGATCAAGGCAATGCAGATCAGAAAATCATGCGGCAGTTCACCATGGTGGCTTTGTTCCGCCAGCCCGAACTGCGTAGCCCGCTCATCAAGTGCATGATCATGTCTTTCGGAACAATCGTGAGTTACTGGGCTGTCTCGACGTGGATACCCGCCTACGTCGAGTCGGTTACACGCGCAGGCGGACACACCAGCGTTCATTGGGGATCGCTCGCGGGCGCGGCCTTCGCCCTGGGAGCGATACCGGGCTACCTCGCGGCATCCTATCTAGCCGACTCCATCATCGGGCGCCGCGGCATGCTGGCGTTCTACTTTGGCGGTTCAGTGCTGAGCACCTTTGCTGTTTATCTTTGGGCCAGCGAGCCATGGTCGTTAATGATCGCAACTTTCATTCATGGGTTCTACACGCAAGGCCAGTTCGTCTGGTTCGCCATTTACCCGCCCGAGCTGTTCCCCACGGCGGTGCGTGGCTCAGCCTTAAGCACCATCTTCAATGTGTCGCGCTTCGTCTCGATTCTCGGGCCGCTATTCGCCGGCGTACTCATCACCAGATTGGGAGGCTACAGCGTGACGGCCAGCCTGTTCGGACTGCTGTACCTCGTGGCCCTCGCCGTAGTCCCCTTTTCACCGGAGACGCGCGGCAAACCGTTGCCGAACTGA